A genomic window from Glaciihabitans sp. INWT7 includes:
- a CDS encoding type II secretion system F family protein, with protein sequence MRRDRRVDLEPLAAVVQRLGVLLAAGVAPASGWAYVAEAAHGSAAAGARAVADVAARGGSVTEAIVSVASARRADRAAWRGLAAAWLVATEAGAPLAPTLSELSATLRSLAQNQRDVETALAGPVATARMVMVLPAVGILFGLALGFDSLHVLVATPPGLVCLALGILLMGLAQLWNRKLLRGARPTNLTPGLTLDLMAIAVSGGASLSRAQGAVAGAREACGIDPDDGDAAIAEVLELSRRAGVPAAALLRAEAVEARRSARSAGERAAATLGVTLMLPLGVCILPAFMLLGVAPLLIAVLSSTVTGL encoded by the coding sequence GCCGCGGGAGTCGCTCCCGCATCGGGCTGGGCGTATGTCGCGGAAGCCGCCCACGGCTCCGCCGCCGCCGGAGCCCGAGCAGTCGCCGATGTCGCGGCCCGCGGTGGATCGGTGACCGAGGCGATCGTCTCCGTCGCTTCGGCACGCCGCGCGGATCGGGCGGCCTGGCGCGGTCTCGCCGCCGCCTGGCTCGTCGCAACAGAGGCGGGCGCCCCGCTGGCCCCGACCCTTTCCGAACTGTCCGCAACGCTCCGTTCACTCGCCCAGAACCAGCGGGATGTCGAGACGGCGCTTGCCGGTCCGGTAGCGACGGCCCGGATGGTGATGGTGCTGCCGGCCGTGGGAATCCTGTTCGGCCTCGCCCTCGGGTTCGACTCGCTCCATGTGCTCGTCGCCACGCCGCCCGGGCTCGTCTGCCTCGCACTCGGAATACTGCTGATGGGACTGGCCCAGCTGTGGAACCGGAAGCTTCTTCGCGGCGCCCGGCCGACCAACCTCACCCCGGGCCTCACGCTCGATCTCATGGCGATCGCGGTGTCGGGCGGCGCATCCCTGTCCCGAGCGCAGGGTGCGGTCGCCGGTGCCCGCGAGGCCTGCGGCATCGATCCCGACGACGGCGACGCGGCGATCGCGGAGGTGCTCGAACTCAGCCGACGGGCAGGCGTGCCGGCGGCGGCACTGTTGCGCGCGGAGGCTGTCGAGGCTCGCCGCTCCGCCCGGAGCGCCGGAGAGAGGGCGGCCGCGACGCTCGGGGTCACGCTCATGCTGCCGCTCGGCGTGTGCATCCTCCCTGCCTTCATGCTGCTCGGGGTGGCGCCACTGCTGATCGCCGTCCTCTCGTCCACAGTGACCGGATTGTGA
- a CDS encoding DUF4244 domain-containing protein has product MGKRLRSRLREEDGAATAEYAIATLAAVGFAGLLVAILRSDEVRGMLTELVHRALTFAG; this is encoded by the coding sequence ATGGGGAAGAGATTGCGTTCGAGGCTCCGTGAAGAAGACGGGGCGGCGACCGCCGAATACGCCATTGCCACTCTCGCCGCTGTCGGATTCGCGGGGCTGCTCGTCGCCATCCTGCGCAGCGACGAGGTGCGGGGCATGCTCACCGAGCTCGTGCATCGTGCGCTCACGTTCGCCGGGTGA
- a CDS encoding Rv3654c family TadE-like protein translates to MLRAPESESERGSGSVLAVAIVAAMLMLFSLLLPVVSVLSVQQRAAGAADAAALAAADVAVGIRSGSPCEVASTVALANSTRLDGCVVDDATATVRVTASVLGFEVSARATAGRPPGGTAQRVGLTGGGG, encoded by the coding sequence ATGCTGCGGGCGCCCGAGAGTGAGAGCGAGCGCGGGTCTGGATCGGTGCTCGCCGTCGCGATCGTGGCGGCGATGCTGATGCTCTTCTCGCTACTACTTCCGGTCGTCAGCGTGTTGTCGGTGCAGCAGCGCGCGGCCGGGGCGGCGGATGCTGCGGCGCTCGCCGCAGCGGATGTCGCGGTGGGCATCCGCTCGGGAAGCCCGTGTGAGGTGGCATCCACGGTCGCTCTCGCGAACTCGACCCGCCTGGACGGATGTGTCGTCGACGACGCCACCGCGACCGTGCGTGTCACGGCCTCCGTGCTCGGTTTCGAGGTGTCCGCCCGAGCCACTGCGGGGCGTCCGCCCGGCGGGACGGCGCAGCGGGTCGGGCTGACTGGGGGTGGTGGATGA
- the topA gene encoding type I DNA topoisomerase, which produces MPGTKKLVIVESPAKAKTIAQYLGDGYEVLASVGHIRDLIEPKNLPPELKKGSLGKFSIDVENGFQPYYVVSDQKKKTVAELKRALKGADELYLATDEDREGEAIAWHLLDELKPKVPVKRMVFHEITKEAIERARDNTRDIDTALVDAQETRRILDRLYGYEISPVLWRKVGPGLSAGRVQSAATRLVVDRERERLAFVAAGYWDLSALLAASDSSSPFESRLARLDGVRVATGRDFDDKGQLKASTNGKADAVALDEQAATSLAEALRDPAVPVIVSSVDSKPYTRRPAAPFSTSTLQQEAARKLRFSARQTMSVAQGLYENGYITYMRTDSLNLSQQAMSAARSQAASLYGAESVSEKPRTYASKSKNAQEAHEAIRPAGDTFRTPSQLEGTLRGNDWKLYDLIWKRTVASQMADAKGMTASVVITAGPVQGTTMAEFAASGTVITFRGFLQAYEESRDEERNDAAEPAEAKLPPLTVGQKLTVADVEAKGHETSAPPRYTEASLVKTLEELGIGRPSTYASIISTIIDRGYVTPRGTALVPNWIAFSVVRLLEEFFSDLVEYHFTAGMEDDLDRIADGKEDRVDWLNSFYFGSEKHRGLRSVIDNLGEIDAKSINSIKLDDEVTLRIGKYGPYLEVVDEDAAPEATPRRVNIPPELAPDELTIVKAHELIDAPVVVDRVIGVNPENGKNVVAKDGRFGPYITEVDPEPAAEAVETPAAEPVVDPATGEIIEPKKKRAAPKKAAAVKPRTASIFKSMDLATVDIDTALRLLSLPRIVGQDPESGEEITAQNGKFGPYLKKGADTRSLTEEDQIFEIDLAGAIELYAQPKYGARRASSALKEFDADPESGKPIRIKDGRFGAYVTDGVTNVTIPRGETIEEIDFERAVQMLADKRAKGPTVKKTAAKKPAAKKPAVKKPVAKKPTVKKAVAKSAVAAKPAVKKPVAKRPVAAKPPVTTESAQ; this is translated from the coding sequence GTGCCTGGCACGAAGAAGCTGGTCATAGTCGAGTCGCCCGCAAAGGCGAAGACGATTGCCCAGTACCTGGGCGACGGATACGAGGTGCTGGCCTCGGTCGGTCACATCCGCGACCTGATCGAGCCGAAAAACCTGCCGCCGGAGCTCAAAAAGGGGTCTCTCGGCAAGTTCTCCATCGATGTCGAAAACGGCTTCCAGCCCTATTACGTCGTGTCGGACCAGAAGAAGAAGACGGTCGCCGAACTGAAGCGCGCGCTCAAGGGCGCCGACGAGCTCTACCTCGCAACTGATGAGGACCGCGAGGGTGAGGCCATCGCGTGGCACCTGCTCGACGAGCTCAAGCCCAAGGTGCCGGTCAAGCGCATGGTGTTCCACGAGATCACCAAAGAAGCGATCGAACGTGCCCGCGACAACACCCGTGACATCGACACCGCTCTCGTCGACGCGCAGGAGACCCGGCGCATCCTCGATCGTCTCTACGGCTACGAGATCTCGCCGGTGCTGTGGCGCAAAGTCGGCCCCGGGCTCTCCGCCGGTCGCGTGCAGTCCGCCGCCACCCGACTCGTCGTCGACCGGGAGCGCGAACGCCTCGCCTTCGTCGCGGCCGGCTACTGGGATCTCTCGGCGCTGCTCGCGGCATCCGATTCCTCCAGCCCGTTCGAATCCCGTCTCGCCCGCCTCGACGGGGTTCGCGTGGCCACCGGCCGCGACTTCGACGACAAGGGTCAGCTAAAAGCATCCACGAACGGCAAGGCGGATGCCGTGGCGCTCGATGAGCAGGCGGCCACCTCCCTCGCCGAAGCGTTGCGCGACCCCGCTGTGCCGGTGATCGTCTCGTCGGTCGACTCCAAGCCCTACACTCGGCGCCCGGCGGCGCCATTCAGCACCTCCACGCTGCAGCAGGAGGCCGCGCGCAAGCTGCGTTTCTCCGCTCGCCAGACGATGAGTGTTGCGCAGGGGCTGTACGAAAACGGGTACATCACCTACATGCGTACCGACTCGCTCAACCTGTCGCAGCAGGCGATGTCTGCCGCCCGCAGCCAGGCGGCATCCCTCTACGGCGCGGAGAGCGTCTCCGAGAAGCCGCGGACCTACGCCAGCAAGAGCAAGAACGCCCAGGAAGCGCACGAGGCAATCCGGCCGGCCGGGGACACCTTCCGCACTCCGTCCCAGCTCGAGGGAACCCTGCGGGGCAACGACTGGAAGCTGTACGACCTCATCTGGAAGCGCACAGTCGCGTCGCAGATGGCCGACGCCAAGGGCATGACCGCGTCCGTCGTCATCACCGCCGGTCCCGTGCAGGGCACGACGATGGCCGAGTTCGCGGCGAGTGGCACGGTCATCACCTTCCGCGGATTCCTTCAGGCCTACGAGGAGAGCCGGGACGAGGAGCGCAACGACGCCGCCGAGCCCGCCGAGGCGAAACTGCCTCCGCTCACGGTCGGCCAGAAACTGACCGTCGCGGATGTCGAGGCCAAGGGCCACGAGACCAGCGCGCCGCCCCGTTACACCGAGGCGAGCCTCGTGAAGACTCTCGAAGAGTTGGGGATCGGGCGCCCGTCCACTTATGCGTCGATCATCTCGACCATCATCGACCGCGGGTACGTCACCCCGCGCGGCACCGCCCTGGTGCCGAACTGGATCGCCTTCTCGGTCGTACGGCTGCTCGAGGAGTTCTTCTCCGACCTGGTGGAGTACCACTTCACCGCGGGCATGGAGGATGACCTCGACCGCATCGCCGACGGCAAGGAAGACCGGGTCGACTGGCTCAACAGTTTCTATTTCGGCAGCGAGAAGCACCGCGGCTTGCGCAGCGTCATCGACAACCTCGGTGAGATCGATGCGAAGAGCATCAACTCGATCAAGCTCGACGACGAGGTCACGCTGCGCATCGGCAAGTACGGTCCCTACCTCGAAGTCGTGGATGAGGATGCCGCCCCCGAGGCGACACCGCGCCGCGTGAACATCCCGCCGGAGCTCGCCCCGGACGAGCTCACCATTGTGAAGGCCCATGAGCTGATCGATGCGCCGGTCGTGGTGGATCGGGTGATCGGGGTCAACCCCGAGAACGGCAAGAACGTCGTCGCGAAGGACGGTCGTTTCGGTCCGTACATCACCGAGGTGGATCCCGAACCCGCCGCTGAGGCAGTCGAGACTCCGGCAGCCGAGCCGGTTGTCGATCCCGCCACCGGCGAGATCATCGAGCCGAAGAAGAAGCGGGCCGCGCCGAAGAAGGCAGCGGCGGTGAAGCCGCGCACCGCATCCATCTTCAAGTCCATGGATCTCGCGACCGTCGATATCGACACGGCGCTTCGCCTGCTCTCCCTGCCCCGCATCGTCGGCCAGGACCCCGAGAGCGGCGAGGAGATCACCGCCCAGAACGGCAAGTTCGGTCCGTACCTCAAGAAGGGCGCCGATACCAGGTCGCTCACCGAAGAGGACCAGATCTTCGAGATCGACCTCGCCGGGGCGATCGAGTTGTACGCCCAGCCGAAGTACGGCGCGCGCCGGGCATCCAGTGCGCTCAAGGAGTTCGATGCCGACCCCGAGAGCGGAAAGCCGATCCGTATCAAAGACGGGCGTTTCGGCGCCTACGTCACCGACGGCGTCACCAATGTGACGATTCCGCGCGGTGAGACGATCGAGGAGATCGACTTCGAACGCGCCGTGCAGATGCTCGCCGACAAGCGCGCGAAGGGCCCGACGGTCAAGAAGACCGCGGCCAAGAAGCCGGCGGCCAAGAAGCCGGCAGTCAAGAAGCCCGTCGCCAAGAAGCCCACCGTGAAGAAGGCCGTCGCGAAAAGCGCTGTCGCTGCGAAGCCGGCCGTGAAGAAGCCGGTAGCGAAGAGGCCGGTCGCGGCGAAACCGCCCGTGACCACAGAGTCCGCGCAGTAG
- the tmk gene encoding dTMP kinase has product MDRGGNGLFITFEGGDGSGKSTQASLLADWLIAAGHTVERSREPGGTELGLELREIVLHRRGHIAPRAEALIYAADRAHNIATKVRPAVERGEIVIQDRYLDSSVAYQGAGRVLDPTEVRDISLWATEDFMPNLTILLDLDETIGRERLDQARTAYDRLEAEHGEFHARVRAGFLALAAADPERFLVLPATDSIESIAAAIRDRVAALLG; this is encoded by the coding sequence GTGGATCGCGGCGGGAACGGCCTGTTCATCACCTTCGAGGGAGGGGACGGATCGGGCAAATCGACTCAGGCGAGCCTGCTCGCGGACTGGCTCATCGCAGCCGGTCATACGGTCGAGCGTTCCCGCGAACCGGGTGGCACGGAGCTCGGGCTCGAGCTGCGGGAGATCGTGCTCCATCGGCGAGGGCATATCGCCCCGCGCGCCGAGGCCCTGATCTATGCGGCAGATCGCGCCCACAACATCGCCACAAAGGTGCGCCCGGCCGTGGAGCGTGGCGAGATCGTGATCCAGGACCGCTACCTCGACTCCTCCGTGGCCTACCAGGGTGCCGGGCGCGTGCTCGATCCAACGGAGGTGCGGGATATCTCCCTCTGGGCGACCGAAGATTTCATGCCGAACCTGACGATTCTGCTCGATCTCGATGAGACGATCGGCCGGGAGCGACTAGATCAGGCACGCACTGCGTACGACCGCCTCGAGGCCGAGCATGGCGAGTTCCACGCGCGGGTGCGCGCCGGATTCCTCGCACTCGCGGCTGCCGATCCCGAGCGCTTCCTCGTGCTGCCGGCAACCGACTCGATCGAGTCGATCGCCGCCGCCATTCGCGATCGGGTCGCCGCACTTCTCGGCTGA
- a CDS encoding FAD:protein FMN transferase, producing the protein MTVRRDWRDWSCEISVVVPASADIEVAESIVRQVMDDVSRACSRFRADSELSVVASQLPDGAIVSELLARLVRSALDVAALTEGDVDPTLGSALRAVGYDRDLSELPTALPGEQVDPRVTVVTRRTPGWTRVMLDQRQLAVPADLALDLGATAKAIAVDLAAESVATRLGCSVLVNIGGDLKTSGPALPGGWQVLVQDLAGDPAQQVSVGEGAAIATSSTQRRTWAQGGYLRHHILDPRSGLPVEPVWRSVSVAARDCLLANAYSTASIVRGHAAVSWLEGSGVSARLVDRAGRVITTGSWPSQLSQPQLVGVEDV; encoded by the coding sequence ATGACCGTGCGCCGCGATTGGCGCGACTGGAGTTGCGAAATCTCCGTCGTGGTGCCGGCATCCGCCGATATCGAGGTCGCAGAGAGCATCGTTCGGCAGGTCATGGACGATGTCTCCCGGGCGTGCAGTCGGTTCCGAGCCGATTCCGAGCTGTCAGTCGTCGCCTCGCAACTGCCCGACGGAGCCATAGTGAGCGAGCTGCTTGCGCGCCTCGTGCGCTCCGCCCTCGATGTTGCCGCGCTGACCGAGGGGGATGTCGACCCCACTCTCGGGAGCGCCCTCCGGGCCGTCGGCTACGACCGTGACCTGTCGGAGCTGCCGACTGCGCTGCCTGGCGAGCAGGTCGATCCGCGAGTGACCGTGGTGACACGGCGCACCCCGGGCTGGACGCGCGTGATGCTGGATCAGCGACAGCTCGCCGTGCCCGCCGACCTGGCGCTCGACCTCGGGGCGACCGCGAAGGCGATCGCTGTCGACCTGGCCGCAGAGAGCGTCGCGACCCGACTCGGCTGCTCCGTTCTGGTGAACATCGGCGGCGACCTCAAAACCTCTGGCCCTGCCCTTCCGGGAGGATGGCAGGTGCTCGTGCAGGACCTGGCCGGGGACCCCGCCCAGCAGGTTTCGGTCGGCGAGGGCGCGGCGATCGCGACCTCCAGCACCCAGAGGCGCACCTGGGCGCAGGGGGGATACCTGCGTCACCACATCCTCGACCCTCGATCCGGACTGCCGGTGGAACCGGTCTGGCGCAGCGTCTCGGTCGCAGCGCGCGACTGTCTCTTGGCGAATGCCTACAGCACCGCCTCGATAGTGCGCGGCCACGCCGCTGTCTCCTGGCTCGAGGGCTCGGGGGTGAGCGCGAGGCTGGTGGACCGCGCCGGGCGCGTCATCACCACCGGGTCCTGGCCGTCGCAACTCTCGCAGCCCCAGCTGGTGGGGGTGGAGGATGTCTGA
- a CDS encoding ferric reductase-like transmembrane domain-containing protein produces the protein MSELLWAFGRVSGVVSILLFTASVVLGIITRSGRPLPGLPRFSISLVHRNVALIASTFLVLHVGTLLLDTYASLTVVDILVPFRGVFKPFWQGLGTVALDLVIAIVVTSLLRRRIGVRIATFVHWFTYAMWPVAMAHAIGNGTNGTSGWFLIIAAACTLAVVVAVMWRTSVRFLETSTARARSLR, from the coding sequence ATGTCTGAGCTGCTGTGGGCCTTCGGGCGGGTCAGCGGTGTCGTCTCGATCCTCCTGTTCACCGCGTCCGTCGTGCTCGGGATCATCACGCGGTCGGGTCGGCCGCTTCCCGGCCTTCCGAGGTTCTCGATCTCGCTGGTCCATCGCAATGTCGCGCTGATCGCGAGCACCTTCCTCGTGCTGCACGTGGGCACGCTGTTGCTCGACACCTACGCGAGTCTCACGGTGGTCGACATCCTCGTTCCGTTCCGTGGAGTGTTCAAGCCGTTCTGGCAGGGTCTCGGCACCGTGGCCCTCGACCTGGTGATCGCCATCGTGGTCACGAGCCTTCTGCGCCGGCGGATCGGGGTGCGGATCGCCACATTCGTGCACTGGTTCACCTATGCGATGTGGCCGGTCGCGATGGCCCATGCCATCGGCAACGGCACCAATGGTACGAGCGGCTGGTTTCTCATCATCGCGGCCGCCTGCACTCTCGCGGTCGTCGTCGCCGTCATGTGGCGCACCTCGGTGCGGTTTCTCGAAACGTCGACGGCCCGGGCGCGGTCCCTCCGATGA